Genomic DNA from Lactuca sativa cultivar Salinas chromosome 8, Lsat_Salinas_v11, whole genome shotgun sequence:
AAAATTAGTTTCTTGATTTTACTAAACTATTTTTTTACTGCAGTTGATAAATATTAAATACCTTGTTGTAGAGTTCGCTATTTTCTTCACGAATTTGGGTTACTTTCTTACAAAGTTCGACATTTTCATGGTGGATGAGATTCCCCTGAATGAGTAAAAAAAGATCAAGTTACTTGAAGATATACTTTCTCTAGCATTGACATTTGAAAATGGTCTTAGGTTTTGGGTTGACCTTTTTATGGAGTTCTTCGATTTCCTCAAAAAGAAGTTGGTCCTATAGCAATTCATCAATTGTCCTAGTAGATTCAAACCTTTTTCATATGGATACCTCTGAGACTCATTTCAAGTTGGCTCTCCATGCCATGTAGATCTTTCACACTTAAACCAGAAAGCTCTTCACCCATCATTCGC
This window encodes:
- the LOC111902346 gene encoding MADS-box transcription factor 27; protein product: MVFWKREAAMLKQQLQSLQENHRRMMGEELSGLSVKDLHGMESQLEMSLRGIHMKKDQLLFEEIEELHKKGNLIHHENVELCKKVTQIREENSELYNKVFNIYQLQ